A part of Citrifermentans bremense genomic DNA contains:
- the tyrS gene encoding tyrosine--tRNA ligase, with protein sequence MTVAEQMEIIKRGAVEILVEKELVEKLEKSVKTGVPLKIKAGFDPTAPDLHLGHTVLLHKMRQFQKLGHEVHFLIGDFTGMIGDPTGKSETRKVLTREDVLKNAETYKEQVFKILDPKLTKVVFNSEWLGKLSASDMIGLASKYTVARMLEREDFSNRFSNQLPISIHEFMYPLVQGYDSVALKADVELGGTDQKFNLLVGRELQREWGQAPQCVITMPLLEGLDGVNKMSKSLGNYIGINEPADEIYGKIMSISDELMVRYYELLSDLTIVEFEKLKADLKAGAIHPMEAKKQLAREMVGRYHGAEAATLADENFVKRFKNNETPEDMPEFTLKAEGEKVLLCKVLAEAQLTKSNSEGRRSILGGGVKINGEKVSDENLEITCVGEYVIQVGKRRFAKVRFA encoded by the coding sequence ATGACCGTTGCAGAGCAGATGGAAATAATCAAGAGGGGCGCCGTAGAGATTCTGGTGGAGAAGGAGCTGGTTGAAAAGCTCGAAAAATCCGTCAAGACCGGCGTGCCGCTCAAGATCAAGGCCGGTTTCGATCCGACCGCGCCGGATTTGCATCTGGGGCACACCGTGCTGTTGCACAAGATGCGTCAGTTCCAGAAGCTCGGCCACGAAGTCCACTTCCTGATCGGCGACTTCACCGGGATGATCGGCGATCCCACTGGCAAGTCGGAAACCCGCAAGGTCTTGACCCGCGAAGACGTGTTGAAGAACGCGGAGACCTACAAGGAGCAGGTCTTCAAAATCCTCGATCCCAAGCTGACCAAGGTGGTGTTCAACTCCGAGTGGCTCGGTAAGCTCTCCGCATCCGACATGATAGGGCTTGCCTCCAAATACACGGTCGCCCGTATGCTGGAGCGTGAAGATTTCAGCAACCGTTTCTCCAACCAGCTTCCCATCAGTATCCACGAGTTCATGTATCCCCTGGTTCAGGGGTACGATTCAGTGGCTCTCAAGGCTGACGTCGAGCTGGGCGGCACCGATCAAAAGTTCAATCTCCTGGTTGGGCGCGAACTGCAGAGGGAGTGGGGGCAGGCTCCCCAGTGCGTCATCACCATGCCGCTTCTGGAAGGTCTCGACGGCGTGAACAAGATGAGCAAGTCCCTGGGCAACTACATCGGCATCAACGAGCCGGCGGACGAGATCTACGGGAAGATCATGTCTATCTCCGACGAGCTGATGGTTCGCTACTACGAACTGTTGAGCGATCTCACCATAGTCGAGTTCGAGAAACTCAAGGCTGACCTGAAGGCAGGGGCCATTCATCCGATGGAAGCAAAGAAACAGTTGGCCCGTGAGATGGTAGGGCGCTACCACGGTGCAGAGGCTGCCACCCTTGCTGACGAGAACTTCGTCAAGCGTTTCAAGAACAACGAGACCCCGGAGGACATGCCGGAGTTCACTCTCAAGGCTGAGGGGGAGAAGGTTCTGCTTTGCAAGGTGTTGGCGGAGGCGCAGCTCACCAAGTCCAACAGTGAGGGGCGTCGTTCCATCCTGGGCGGCGGCGTAAAGATCAACGGCGAGAAAGTGTCGGACGAGAACCTGGAAATAACCTGTGTCGGCGAGTATGTCATCCAGGTCGGGAAGCGTCGCTTCGCCAAGGTCCGTTTCGCCTAG
- a CDS encoding TIGR00282 family metallophosphoesterase, which produces MPVKLLFIGDVIGKPGREALSRELHRIVDRHMVDLVIANGENAAGGFGLTEETAQDMFKCGVQMITSGNHIWDKKDALEYIKREERIVRPANYPEGTPGRGTTIVKTPGGVKVGILNLEGRVFMNNLDCPFRCADREIAKLKEETAVILVDFHAEATSEKVSLGWYLDGRVSAVIGTHTHVQTADERILTAGTAYMTDAGMTGAFDSVIGVKKEEAILKFVSQRPSKFEVAKKDIRINAVAIEVDEKTGLALGIERINIPCG; this is translated from the coding sequence ATGCCCGTTAAGCTTCTCTTCATCGGTGACGTCATCGGGAAGCCGGGGCGCGAGGCCCTCTCCCGTGAATTGCACCGGATCGTGGACCGCCACATGGTCGATTTGGTCATCGCCAACGGCGAGAACGCGGCAGGCGGGTTTGGTCTGACCGAGGAGACCGCCCAGGATATGTTCAAGTGCGGCGTCCAGATGATTACCTCCGGGAACCACATCTGGGACAAGAAGGACGCGCTCGAGTACATCAAGAGGGAAGAGCGGATCGTGCGTCCGGCAAACTACCCCGAGGGGACCCCCGGCAGGGGAACTACCATCGTCAAGACCCCGGGTGGAGTGAAGGTCGGCATTCTGAACCTCGAGGGGCGCGTCTTCATGAACAATCTCGACTGTCCCTTCCGTTGCGCCGATCGAGAGATAGCTAAACTGAAGGAAGAGACGGCGGTCATCCTGGTTGACTTTCACGCCGAGGCGACCAGCGAGAAGGTTTCCCTAGGGTGGTACCTCGACGGCCGCGTGTCGGCCGTCATCGGCACCCACACCCATGTGCAGACCGCGGACGAGCGCATCCTTACTGCCGGAACCGCCTACATGACCGACGCCGGCATGACCGGGGCCTTCGATTCGGTGATCGGCGTGAAAAAGGAAGAAGCGATTCTGAAGTTCGTGAGCCAGCGTCCCTCGAAGTTCGAGGTGGCGAAAAAGGACATCCGCATCAACGCCGTCGCCATCGAGGTAGACGAGAAAACCGGCCTGGCCCTGGGTATCGAGAGAATCAACATCCCTTGCGGGTAG
- the rny gene encoding ribonuclease Y translates to MDITITIILVLVAAGIGYAIGNVLRKKLSNSLVSDAETLAAKMIEDAKRQTEVMAMEAAVQAKDAVYQAKEELEKQFEQETREKRRDLQALEKRLQQKEENLDKKTNLFDQRDADFLKREQALAVREQSLVTKEQALGQKEERLDALVGEQKAKLEQIAGMTAAEAKKFLMDSMEDEAKLDVAKLIKAMEEEARETADKKAKEVLALAMQRYAGEYVAERSVSVVTLPSDEMKGRIIGREGRNIRALEAATGIDLIIDDTPEAVILSGFNPVRREVAKLSLQKLIADGRIHPGRIEEVVAKSQEEIEQAMKEAGEQAAFDLGVHGIHPEILKLIGRLKYRTSYSQNVYQHSLEVAFLCGIMAAELGINVKQAKRAGLLHDLGKAVDHEVEGSHAVIGADIAKKYGESPKIVHAIMAHHEDEKPATVLAVLVQAADALSGARPGARREMMETYVKRLDDLERIATSFDGVLTSFAIQAGREIRVMVSSEQVTDDRALVLAKDIAKKIETEMTYPGQIKVNVIRETRATEYAR, encoded by the coding sequence ATTGACATTACGATAACCATAATCCTCGTTCTTGTAGCGGCCGGTATCGGTTACGCGATTGGGAACGTGCTGCGCAAAAAACTATCCAACTCCCTGGTGTCCGATGCCGAGACGCTCGCCGCCAAGATGATCGAGGACGCCAAGCGTCAGACTGAAGTGATGGCCATGGAGGCCGCGGTCCAGGCAAAGGACGCGGTATACCAGGCAAAAGAAGAGCTGGAGAAGCAGTTCGAGCAGGAAACGCGGGAGAAACGCCGTGATCTCCAGGCTCTCGAGAAGAGGCTGCAGCAAAAAGAAGAGAACCTCGACAAGAAGACCAATCTCTTTGACCAGCGTGACGCGGACTTCCTGAAGCGGGAACAGGCGCTGGCCGTTCGCGAGCAGTCCCTGGTCACCAAAGAGCAGGCGCTCGGGCAGAAGGAGGAAAGGCTCGACGCGCTGGTCGGCGAGCAGAAGGCGAAGCTGGAGCAGATCGCCGGCATGACCGCCGCCGAGGCGAAGAAGTTCCTCATGGACTCCATGGAGGACGAGGCCAAGCTCGACGTCGCCAAGCTGATCAAGGCGATGGAGGAGGAGGCCAGGGAGACTGCGGACAAGAAGGCGAAGGAGGTTCTCGCCCTTGCCATGCAGCGCTACGCCGGCGAGTACGTCGCCGAGCGGAGCGTTTCGGTGGTGACCCTCCCCTCCGACGAGATGAAGGGGCGCATCATCGGCCGTGAAGGACGCAACATCCGGGCGCTTGAGGCGGCAACCGGCATCGACCTCATCATCGACGATACGCCTGAGGCGGTCATCCTCTCCGGGTTCAACCCGGTCAGAAGGGAAGTCGCGAAGCTTTCGCTGCAGAAACTGATCGCCGACGGCAGGATCCACCCGGGCCGCATCGAAGAGGTAGTCGCCAAGTCCCAGGAGGAAATCGAGCAGGCGATGAAGGAAGCAGGCGAGCAGGCTGCCTTCGATCTGGGCGTGCACGGCATTCACCCCGAGATCCTCAAGCTGATCGGCAGGCTCAAGTACCGCACCTCCTACAGCCAAAACGTCTACCAGCACTCGCTGGAAGTAGCCTTCCTCTGCGGCATCATGGCCGCCGAGCTCGGCATCAACGTGAAGCAGGCCAAAAGGGCCGGCCTTCTGCACGACCTCGGCAAGGCGGTCGACCACGAGGTGGAAGGCTCACACGCCGTCATCGGCGCCGACATCGCCAAGAAGTACGGCGAGTCCCCGAAGATCGTGCACGCGATCATGGCGCACCACGAGGACGAGAAGCCGGCCACGGTGCTCGCCGTCCTGGTACAGGCAGCGGACGCGCTCTCCGGAGCCCGCCCCGGTGCCCGTCGCGAGATGATGGAAACCTACGTGAAGCGTCTGGACGACCTGGAGAGGATCGCCACCTCGTTCGACGGTGTCCTGACCTCCTTCGCCATTCAGGCTGGCCGCGAGATCCGTGTCATGGTCTCCAGCGAGCAGGTGACCGACGACCGTGCGCTGGTTTTGGCCAAGGACATTGCCAAGAAGATCGAGACCGAGATGACCTATCCGGGTCAGATCAAGGTGAACGTGATCAGGGAAACCAGGGCCACCGAATATGCCCGTTAA
- a CDS encoding 5-formyltetrahydrofolate cyclo-ligase, which translates to MPKRSLRAATLARRRELTRQQVASLSFALHQRFLGLPEFEAAKVVALYAPIHHEVETDAVAMAALTSGKTLLYPAVVGDDLEFRRVCALDRLVPGKFGILEPQGQAVDPASADLIVVPGVAFDLCGRRIGYGKGFYDRSLHRLERSGRLVAFCYDFQLVEEIAGEPHDVTMDFIVTELQVVRVNKNICEGE; encoded by the coding sequence ATGCCCAAACGCAGCCTTAGAGCCGCGACTCTCGCCCGCAGGCGCGAATTGACGCGGCAGCAGGTGGCGAGCCTGAGCTTCGCTTTGCACCAGCGCTTCCTCGGACTTCCGGAGTTCGAAGCCGCCAAGGTGGTGGCGCTTTATGCCCCGATCCACCACGAGGTCGAGACTGACGCCGTTGCCATGGCGGCGCTCACCTCGGGGAAGACGCTCCTCTACCCGGCTGTCGTAGGCGATGATCTTGAATTTCGCAGGGTCTGCGCGCTGGACCGACTGGTTCCAGGCAAGTTTGGGATACTGGAGCCTCAGGGACAAGCTGTAGATCCTGCAAGCGCCGACCTCATCGTGGTTCCCGGTGTTGCCTTCGACCTTTGCGGTAGGCGCATCGGCTACGGCAAGGGGTTCTACGACCGGTCGCTGCACCGGCTGGAAAGAAGCGGCAGGCTGGTGGCGTTTTGTTACGATTTTCAGCTGGTTGAAGAGATAGCCGGCGAACCGCACGATGTGACGATGGACTTCATCGTCACTGAGCTTCAGGTGGTTCGCGTTAATAAAAATATATGTGAGGGGGAATAA
- a CDS encoding cell division protein ZapA — MISTHSIRVLGRDLQVKSVSAPEHVAQVEALVNDKLAEAEAAVSGGDTQVVVILALMNLAEALLGAQNELAEERRNSNERIAGLIERLDRQKV; from the coding sequence TTGATCTCGACACACAGCATAAGGGTTCTGGGGAGGGATCTCCAGGTAAAGAGCGTTTCCGCCCCCGAGCATGTGGCGCAGGTCGAGGCGCTTGTTAATGATAAATTGGCTGAAGCGGAAGCCGCGGTAAGTGGCGGCGACACTCAGGTGGTAGTGATCTTGGCACTGATGAATCTTGCCGAGGCTCTCCTGGGCGCACAAAACGAGCTGGCGGAAGAACGGCGCAACAGCAATGAGCGGATCGCCGGACTCATCGAACGATTGGATCGGCAGAAGGTTTAG
- a CDS encoding cell division protein ZapB, producing MSNDLFNKLEERVVSLMNVVAELKLENVRLKEENFRLSEERAGFKSRIDSILKKLEGV from the coding sequence ATGAGTAACGACTTGTTTAATAAGCTGGAGGAACGGGTAGTCTCTCTAATGAATGTCGTTGCCGAGTTGAAGCTCGAAAACGTCAGGCTGAAAGAGGAGAACTTCCGGCTTAGCGAAGAGAGGGCCGGGTTCAAATCCCGAATTGATTCCATTCTCAAGAAGTTGGAAGGGGTCTGA
- the ftsY gene encoding signal recognition particle-docking protein FtsY, with protein sequence MAEENKGFFKGLLKKLGVGPVEEPAPSENEARQEGEPGQAPESEELQAPVPPPQQEQVAQAAPSEAPASAEPSRSPWVEPPAPAPRPAWHEPAVAVQPLPEPEAVKPSFFERLKKSLSKTHESIVGRMDTLLLGKKQIDTDTLEELEEILITADLGVKTTVDLIRTLEQRLKRDELQDGDALKKALKEEIQLRLMAHAAPLVVTDKKPFVILVIGVNGVGKTTTIGKLAARYAGEGKKVLLAAADTFRAAAAEQLELWSQRVGADIVRHKEGADPSAVVFDACKAAVARGTDVLIIDTAGRMHTKVNLMEEMKKIRRVLTREIPDAPHETLLVLDAATGQNALSQAKLFKEAAFVSGVVLTKLDGSAKGGVVVAVSNEYALPVRFIGVGESVEDLREFDPAQFVEALFQ encoded by the coding sequence ATGGCCGAGGAAAACAAGGGCTTTTTCAAAGGACTGCTGAAGAAACTCGGGGTGGGGCCGGTCGAGGAACCTGCTCCCTCTGAGAATGAAGCGAGGCAGGAAGGCGAGCCTGGCCAGGCGCCGGAGTCCGAGGAGCTGCAGGCGCCGGTCCCCCCCCCGCAGCAGGAGCAGGTCGCGCAGGCTGCACCGTCCGAGGCACCCGCATCGGCTGAGCCATCGCGCTCTCCATGGGTTGAGCCCCCTGCACCGGCGCCGCGCCCCGCGTGGCATGAACCCGCGGTCGCGGTGCAGCCTCTCCCCGAGCCGGAGGCAGTTAAGCCCAGCTTCTTCGAGCGTCTGAAAAAAAGCCTGAGCAAGACCCATGAGAGCATCGTCGGTCGTATGGATACGCTGCTTTTGGGCAAGAAGCAGATCGATACGGACACCCTGGAGGAGCTCGAGGAGATCCTGATCACTGCGGACCTGGGGGTGAAGACCACCGTGGACCTGATCCGTACCCTGGAGCAGCGCCTCAAGCGGGATGAACTGCAGGACGGTGACGCCTTGAAAAAGGCCTTGAAGGAGGAAATCCAGCTGCGCCTGATGGCCCATGCCGCGCCGCTGGTGGTGACCGACAAGAAGCCGTTCGTGATTCTCGTCATCGGGGTGAACGGCGTCGGCAAGACCACGACCATCGGGAAGCTCGCCGCCCGCTACGCAGGGGAGGGGAAGAAGGTTCTCCTCGCCGCGGCGGACACGTTCCGTGCCGCAGCCGCGGAGCAGCTCGAGCTGTGGTCGCAGCGCGTGGGCGCCGACATCGTGCGCCACAAGGAGGGGGCGGATCCTTCCGCCGTCGTCTTCGATGCCTGCAAGGCGGCCGTCGCGCGCGGCACCGACGTTCTCATCATAGACACCGCCGGGCGCATGCACACCAAGGTTAACCTGATGGAGGAGATGAAGAAGATCCGCCGGGTGCTAACCCGCGAGATTCCGGACGCCCCGCACGAGACGCTTTTGGTTCTTGATGCCGCCACAGGGCAGAACGCCCTGTCCCAGGCGAAGCTCTTCAAGGAGGCCGCTTTCGTCTCCGGCGTGGTTCTGACCAAACTCGACGGCAGCGCCAAGGGTGGCGTCGTGGTCGCGGTGAGTAATGAGTACGCGCTTCCGGTTCGGTTCATTGGCGTAGGAGAGTCGGTAGAGGATCTCCGGGAGTTCGACCCGGCCCAGTTCGTGGAGGCTCTTTTCCAATAA
- a CDS encoding roadblock/LC7 domain-containing protein, with product MPFKRLLTSLVEAVPGASGAILADWEGEAVEQHTDGDAFEIKVAAAHWGILLTHFKGLHHKYETGPVQQSVITTDQQHVIVGAVGDDYALVMTMNRNALPLLALNKFRETAALLHKEIY from the coding sequence GTGCCGTTCAAGAGACTGTTGACTTCACTGGTCGAGGCTGTGCCGGGTGCTAGCGGGGCTATCCTTGCGGATTGGGAGGGAGAGGCCGTGGAGCAGCACACCGACGGCGACGCTTTCGAGATCAAGGTGGCCGCCGCGCACTGGGGTATCTTGCTGACTCATTTCAAGGGGCTGCACCACAAATACGAAACGGGGCCGGTGCAGCAAAGCGTGATTACGACGGACCAGCAGCACGTGATAGTGGGGGCGGTGGGGGACGACTACGCCCTGGTCATGACCATGAACAGAAACGCACTGCCGCTCCTGGCGCTCAACAAGTTCCGGGAGACCGCCGCGCTTTTGCATAAGGAGATCTATTGA
- the smc gene encoding chromosome segregation protein SMC produces the protein MKIKRLEIHGFKSFQDKAVLDFNQPITGVVGPNGCGKSNVVDAIRWVMGEQSAKNLRGKSMEDIIFGGTEFRKPLGMAEVSLFFSTEDGRVPAKYLNFSEIQVTRRLYRDGDSDYLLNKTPCRLLDIAELFMDTGIGAKAYSIIEQGKIGMILHAKPEERRFLIEEAAGVTKFKARKVVAMKKMEATRQNLLRLGDIISEIKRQMNGLQRQAKKAERFREIRLELKEIELLFAAKGYGSVQKQRQGLEREIAELESKLVDITARLNEAELSIEGKRMALLETERALSAAQEEIFRWKSELQGGENKLEFQRRELANQERHGARFQEELQGLKDQLAASERELASLEAQQAAFLEEHARESEALEHRESLLEEMAASEAGVTRDLDEARRALFAALSEGAQANNQHAAAVKRLASIDERLQASQRERVLLGERLFESNGKVDALKVEREQLARDKEQLDEELTLAGSREAELKQAQEAGDKLLQQRRDELSSASSRLKSLQELEAQFAGYGQGVKNLLLADSFKGASLTMLADAIEVEEEFEVALESVLGERLQYLLCGSPDLALDAVRHLKGSSGGRCSFITAPPWHHKGAAPAGAAPLLERVTVPAQHAQLVEPLLSGAYLARDLHHALELAASFPHATFVTADGDLAHGGGILNGGSAEPAQQGIIHKKREIKALGSDVERLAGEVQQLATARESRRVEIAEAEAHRVELRQSLHRLEIRVLNAEKDLQSAQAECRRLEENAAVREMEQEQFSEEKDLVAKEIAQADNRRGEAEERKAALEKNVEALQGRLEGSRFEMEEAREMVTSLKVRVAALKEKGESTQRAYRRVEGLCVDLTSRIASRGSELEGSGAERTRLIAAIASGEEALRDIVKQQLKSEQALLLVKERYEAEAATVQEEELRLKGTRSEAAVLRDQLNAKSLRLTEVSMRLSHLEETLREKHRMEIADALLNYSKVEWDEEESAARQSELQKSINEMGEVNLMAIEEFKEMEERFSFLSGQKDDLEESMNALQKAIQRINRTTRKRFLETFQMVNEKFQTIFPRLFCGGHAELRLTDEEDLLNTGLDIVVQPPGKKLQNVSLLSGGEKALTAVALIFSIFLIKPSPFCLLDEVDAPLDDANIGRFNDMVREMSANSQFIIITHNRATMAVADTLYGVTMEEPGVSKLVSVRLNR, from the coding sequence ATGAAGATCAAGAGACTAGAAATACACGGCTTCAAATCCTTTCAGGACAAGGCTGTCCTGGACTTCAACCAGCCGATAACCGGGGTGGTCGGCCCCAACGGTTGCGGCAAGTCCAACGTCGTCGACGCGATCCGCTGGGTCATGGGGGAGCAGTCCGCCAAGAACCTGCGCGGCAAGTCGATGGAGGACATCATCTTCGGCGGCACCGAGTTCAGGAAACCGCTTGGCATGGCCGAAGTCTCCCTGTTCTTCTCCACCGAGGACGGCCGCGTCCCCGCCAAATACCTGAACTTTTCCGAGATCCAGGTCACCCGCCGCCTCTACCGCGACGGCGACAGTGATTACCTGCTGAACAAGACCCCATGCCGTCTTCTGGACATAGCCGAGCTCTTCATGGACACCGGCATCGGCGCCAAGGCCTACTCGATCATCGAACAGGGCAAGATCGGCATGATCCTGCACGCAAAGCCCGAGGAACGCCGCTTCCTGATCGAGGAAGCCGCCGGGGTCACCAAGTTCAAGGCGCGCAAGGTAGTCGCCATGAAGAAGATGGAGGCGACCCGCCAGAACCTTTTGCGCCTGGGAGACATAATCTCCGAGATCAAGCGCCAGATGAACGGTCTGCAGCGCCAGGCGAAGAAGGCCGAGCGCTTCCGCGAGATACGGCTCGAACTGAAGGAGATCGAGCTGCTTTTCGCCGCCAAGGGGTACGGTTCGGTGCAGAAGCAGCGGCAGGGGCTGGAGCGGGAAATTGCGGAACTCGAGTCCAAGCTGGTCGACATCACCGCGCGGCTCAACGAGGCTGAGCTTTCCATAGAAGGGAAGAGGATGGCCCTGCTGGAGACCGAGCGCGCGCTTTCCGCAGCCCAGGAGGAGATCTTCCGCTGGAAGAGCGAGCTGCAGGGAGGGGAGAACAAGCTTGAATTTCAGCGGCGGGAGCTCGCCAACCAGGAGCGCCACGGCGCGCGGTTCCAGGAAGAACTCCAGGGGCTCAAGGACCAGCTGGCCGCTTCGGAGCGCGAACTTGCCTCGCTGGAGGCCCAGCAGGCAGCCTTTCTCGAAGAGCACGCCCGCGAGAGCGAGGCGCTGGAGCACCGGGAGTCGCTGCTGGAAGAAATGGCGGCGAGCGAGGCTGGTGTCACCCGGGACCTCGATGAGGCGCGGCGCGCCCTGTTCGCGGCACTTTCCGAGGGCGCCCAGGCGAACAACCAGCATGCCGCAGCGGTCAAAAGGCTCGCCTCCATAGACGAGCGCCTGCAGGCAAGCCAACGGGAGCGCGTGCTCCTGGGGGAGCGCCTTTTCGAGTCCAACGGGAAGGTGGACGCGCTCAAGGTCGAGCGCGAGCAATTGGCCCGGGATAAAGAGCAGCTGGATGAAGAACTGACGCTCGCGGGAAGCCGCGAGGCGGAGCTCAAGCAGGCGCAGGAGGCCGGCGACAAGCTGCTGCAGCAGCGTCGCGACGAGCTTTCCTCCGCGTCCTCGCGGCTTAAGTCGCTCCAGGAACTGGAGGCCCAGTTCGCCGGGTACGGGCAGGGGGTGAAGAACCTGCTCCTGGCGGACTCGTTCAAGGGGGCTTCCCTCACCATGCTGGCCGATGCCATCGAGGTCGAGGAAGAGTTCGAGGTGGCGCTTGAATCCGTGCTGGGAGAGCGTCTGCAGTACCTTCTGTGCGGCTCCCCGGACCTGGCTCTGGATGCGGTCCGGCATCTCAAGGGAAGCTCCGGCGGGCGCTGCAGCTTCATCACGGCCCCACCGTGGCACCACAAAGGTGCAGCGCCTGCCGGCGCGGCGCCGCTTTTGGAGCGGGTCACCGTTCCGGCCCAGCACGCGCAGCTGGTCGAGCCGCTGCTCTCAGGCGCGTACCTGGCGCGGGACCTTCATCATGCCCTTGAACTTGCGGCCTCCTTCCCCCACGCCACCTTCGTTACTGCGGACGGTGACCTGGCCCATGGCGGCGGCATCCTGAACGGCGGCTCCGCCGAACCCGCACAGCAAGGGATCATTCACAAAAAGCGCGAAATCAAGGCGCTGGGATCCGATGTGGAGCGCCTTGCCGGCGAGGTGCAGCAGCTGGCAACTGCACGCGAAAGCAGGAGGGTGGAGATCGCCGAGGCCGAAGCCCACCGGGTCGAACTGCGCCAGTCGTTGCATCGCCTGGAGATCAGGGTGTTGAACGCGGAAAAGGACCTCCAGTCCGCGCAGGCCGAGTGCCGCAGGCTCGAGGAGAATGCCGCCGTCCGCGAGATGGAGCAGGAGCAGTTCTCCGAAGAGAAGGATCTCGTCGCCAAGGAAATCGCACAGGCGGATAACCGGCGGGGAGAAGCCGAAGAGCGCAAGGCAGCCCTGGAAAAGAATGTCGAGGCGCTGCAGGGACGCCTGGAAGGATCCCGGTTCGAGATGGAAGAGGCACGCGAGATGGTCACCTCCCTCAAGGTGCGGGTGGCCGCGCTCAAGGAAAAGGGGGAGTCGACCCAGCGCGCTTACCGGCGCGTGGAGGGGCTTTGCGTCGACCTGACCAGCCGGATCGCCTCACGCGGCAGCGAGCTGGAGGGGTCGGGTGCCGAACGCACGCGACTGATCGCGGCGATCGCCTCGGGCGAGGAGGCGCTGCGCGATATCGTGAAGCAGCAGCTTAAAAGCGAACAGGCGCTGCTCCTGGTGAAAGAGCGTTACGAGGCGGAGGCGGCAACGGTTCAGGAGGAGGAGCTCCGGCTGAAGGGAACCCGCAGCGAGGCCGCTGTTTTGCGGGACCAGCTCAACGCCAAAAGCCTGCGGCTCACCGAGGTCAGCATGCGGCTTTCCCACCTGGAGGAGACCCTGCGCGAAAAGCACCGCATGGAGATCGCCGACGCCCTTTTGAACTATTCCAAGGTGGAGTGGGACGAGGAAGAAAGCGCCGCGCGCCAGTCCGAACTGCAAAAGTCGATCAACGAGATGGGCGAGGTGAACCTGATGGCGATCGAGGAATTCAAGGAGATGGAGGAGCGTTTCTCCTTCCTCTCGGGCCAGAAGGACGACCTGGAAGAATCGATGAACGCGCTGCAGAAAGCCATCCAGCGCATCAACCGCACCACGCGCAAGCGATTCCTCGAGACCTTCCAGATGGTGAACGAGAAGTTCCAGACCATCTTCCCGAGGCTCTTCTGTGGCGGTCACGCGGAACTGCGCCTGACCGACGAGGAGGACCTCCTCAACACCGGGCTCGACATCGTGGTACAGCCTCCCGGCAAGAAGCTGCAGAACGTGTCGCTTCTCTCGGGTGGGGAGAAGGCGCTAACCGCCGTGGCGCTGATCTTCTCCATCTTCCTGATCAAGCCCTCGCCCTTCTGTCTGCTGGACGAGGTCGACGCTCCGCTGGATGACGCGAACATCGGAAGGTTCAACGACATGGTGCGCGAGATGAGTGCCAACTCGCAGTTCATCATCATCACCCACAACCGCGCCACCATGGCAGTGGCCGACACCCTCTACGGGGTCACCATGGAGGAGCCGGGTGTCTCGAAGCTGGTGTCGGTGCGGCTCAACCGCTAG
- the rplQ gene encoding 50S ribosomal protein L17, translating to MRHNSAGRRLGRTTSHRIAMFRNMVTSFLQHEKITTTDAKAKELRSIAEKMITLGKRGDLHATRQAAAYIRDKKVVTKLFTEIAPRYTERPGGYTRIIKLGIRPGDNAPVSVLELVEAEMKPKKAAAKPAKAPKAAKAAPVAAAPAEEAPVAEAPVAEAPAAEEKEETTEA from the coding sequence ATGCGTCACAATAGCGCGGGTAGAAGATTAGGCAGGACCACAAGCCACAGGATCGCCATGTTCAGGAATATGGTGACATCCTTTCTCCAGCACGAAAAGATCACCACGACCGACGCCAAGGCGAAGGAGCTCCGCTCCATCGCTGAGAAGATGATCACCCTGGGCAAAAGGGGTGACCTTCACGCGACCAGGCAGGCAGCCGCCTACATCCGCGATAAGAAAGTCGTGACCAAGCTTTTCACCGAGATCGCTCCGCGTTACACCGAGCGTCCGGGTGGCTACACCAGGATCATCAAACTCGGCATCCGTCCGGGCGACAATGCTCCGGTGTCCGTACTCGAACTGGTGGAAGCCGAGATGAAACCGAAGAAAGCAGCCGCCAAGCCGGCCAAGGCGCCCAAGGCCGCCAAGGCAGCTCCGGTTGCCGCTGCTCCGGCAGAAGAAGCACCGGTCGCAGAAGCGCCGGTTGCCGAGGCTCCGGCAGCAGAGGAAAAAGAGGAAACCACCGAGGCGTAG